From one Streptomyces sp. SCSIO 30461 genomic stretch:
- a CDS encoding redox-sensing transcriptional repressor Rex, which translates to MATGRTHRPATRSRGIPEATVARLPLYLRALTALSERSVPTVSSEELAAAAGVNSAKLRKDFSYLGSYGTRGVGYDVEYLVYQISRELGLTQDWPVVIVGIGNLGAALANYGGFASRGFRVAALIDADPAMAGKPVAGIPVQHTDELEKIISENGVSIGVIATPAGAAQQVCDRLVAAGVTSILNFAPTVLSVPDGVDVRKVDLSIELQILAFHEQRKAGEDTDGEAPAAVPPVAAPAGGHANPGNPEDAAGAGAAAGAGPSTDAGTGSGTATTTGSGRKGPDGDVPAVMPA; encoded by the coding sequence GTGGCAACTGGCCGAACTCACCGACCGGCGACTCGTAGCCGAGGAATTCCCGAGGCCACCGTCGCCCGGCTTCCGCTGTACCTGCGCGCGCTGACCGCGCTGTCGGAGCGCTCCGTGCCCACGGTCTCATCGGAGGAACTGGCCGCGGCCGCCGGGGTGAACTCCGCGAAGCTGCGGAAGGACTTCTCCTACCTCGGCTCGTACGGGACCCGCGGTGTCGGCTACGACGTCGAGTACCTCGTCTACCAGATCTCCCGCGAGCTCGGCCTGACTCAGGACTGGCCGGTCGTGATCGTCGGGATCGGCAACCTCGGCGCCGCCCTCGCCAACTACGGCGGCTTCGCCTCCAGGGGCTTCCGGGTGGCCGCGCTGATCGACGCGGATCCGGCGATGGCCGGGAAGCCTGTCGCCGGGATCCCGGTCCAGCACACGGACGAGCTGGAGAAGATCATCTCGGAGAACGGCGTCTCCATCGGGGTCATCGCGACGCCCGCGGGGGCCGCCCAGCAGGTGTGCGACCGGTTGGTCGCCGCGGGTGTCACCTCCATCCTCAATTTCGCGCCCACCGTGCTCTCGGTGCCGGACGGGGTCGACGTACGCAAGGTCGATCTGTCGATCGAACTCCAGATCCTCGCGTTCCACGAGCAGCGCAAGGCCGGCGAGGACACGGACGGCGAGGCGCCCGCCGCCGTACCGCCGGTGGCCGCGCCCGCCGGGGGTCATGCGAACCCCGGGAACCCCGAGGACGCCGCAGGTGCCGGGGCCGCGGCGGGCGCCGGGCCGAGCACCGATGCCGGAACCGGCTCGGGCACGGCAACCACCACCGGATCCGGCCGGAAAGGACCCGACGGGGATGTTCCCGCCGTGATGCCGGCATGA
- a CDS encoding glutaredoxin family protein, with amino-acid sequence MSPLLRRARQAKKNPAERVVTLIGKPGCHLCDDARAVVERVCAETGAAWEEKDITRDAELHRAYWEQIPVVLVDGEQHTFWRVDPDRLRRELGA; translated from the coding sequence ATGAGTCCTCTGCTGCGGCGCGCGAGACAAGCGAAGAAGAACCCCGCCGAACGGGTCGTGACCCTGATCGGAAAGCCCGGGTGCCATCTCTGCGACGACGCCAGGGCGGTGGTCGAGCGGGTCTGCGCGGAGACGGGGGCCGCGTGGGAGGAGAAGGACATCACGCGTGACGCGGAGCTGCACCGGGCGTACTGGGAGCAGATCCCGGTCGTACTCGTGGACGGTGAGCAGCACACCTTCTGGCGGGTGGACCCGGACCGGCTCCGCCGTGAGCTGGGGGCGTGA
- a CDS encoding HAD-IB family hydrolase produces the protein MAGLGWLTPRRRSATARSVLAGEAAAEAARKTSQQLAADAETAVGEGEESQRREPDFPVVGDSLAAAFFDLDNTVMQGAAIFHFGRGLYKRKFFQRRELARFAWQQAWFRVAGVEDPEHMQDVRESALSIVKGHRVSELMSIGEEIYDEYMADRIWPGTRALAQAHLDAGQKVWLVTAAPVETATIIARRLGLTGALGTVAESVDGVYTGKLVGEPLHGPAKAEAVRALAAAEGLDLGRCAAYSDSHNDIPMLSLVGHPYAINPDTKLRKYARERDWRLRDYRTGRKAAKVGIPAAAGVGALAGGTAAAVALHRRRR, from the coding sequence ATGGCCGGACTGGGATGGCTCACCCCCCGCAGGCGCTCCGCCACCGCACGGAGCGTGCTGGCAGGCGAGGCCGCCGCCGAGGCTGCCCGCAAGACCTCGCAGCAGCTCGCAGCCGATGCCGAGACGGCGGTCGGCGAGGGTGAGGAGTCACAGCGGCGGGAGCCGGACTTCCCGGTCGTCGGAGACTCCCTGGCCGCCGCCTTCTTCGACCTGGACAACACCGTCATGCAGGGCGCCGCGATCTTCCACTTCGGCCGGGGGCTGTACAAGCGGAAGTTCTTCCAGCGCCGCGAGCTGGCGAGGTTCGCCTGGCAGCAGGCGTGGTTCCGGGTCGCCGGAGTCGAGGACCCCGAGCACATGCAGGACGTGCGCGAGTCGGCGCTGTCCATCGTCAAAGGGCACCGGGTCTCGGAGCTGATGTCGATCGGCGAGGAGATCTACGACGAGTACATGGCGGACCGCATCTGGCCCGGCACGCGTGCGCTCGCCCAGGCGCACCTCGACGCCGGCCAGAAGGTGTGGCTGGTCACCGCGGCGCCCGTGGAGACCGCGACGATCATCGCCAGACGGCTCGGACTGACCGGCGCGCTCGGCACGGTCGCCGAGTCCGTCGACGGCGTCTACACCGGGAAGCTGGTGGGTGAGCCGCTGCACGGCCCCGCGAAGGCCGAGGCGGTGCGCGCGCTGGCCGCGGCCGAAGGCCTGGACCTCGGGCGCTGCGCGGCGTACAGCGACTCGCACAACGACATCCCGATGCTCTCGCTGGTCGGCCACCCGTACGCGATCAACCCTGACACCAAGCTGCGCAAGTACGCGCGGGAGCGCGACTGGCGGCTGCGGGACTACCGCACGGGCCGCAAGGCGGCGAAGGTCGGCATCCCGGCCGCCGCCGGTGTGGGCGCCCTGGCGGGCGGTACGGCGGCGGCGGTCGCGCTGCACCGACGGCGCCGCTGA
- a CDS encoding ECF subfamily RNA polymerase sigma factor, BldN family, producing the protein MYPHVGVDASGLATLRATVADHLRGFVPTAYAVPAFATPSPAAFGPVGPCYALTGGIEKGPARSGVVDGRGSGDGRELARRGGRGSSATTRRPSADSDSARMMDLVERAQAGEAEAFGRLYDQYSDTVYRYIYYRVGGKATAEDLTSETFLRALRRISTFTWQGRDFGAWLVTIARNLVADHFKSSRFRLEVTTGEMLDANEVERSPEDSVLESLSNAALLEAVRKLNPQQQECVTLRFLQGLSVAETARVMGKNEGAIKTLQYRAVRTLARLLPDDAR; encoded by the coding sequence GTGTACCCACACGTCGGGGTTGACGCCTCGGGCCTGGCTACGCTGCGCGCAACGGTCGCCGACCACTTGCGCGGCTTCGTCCCCACCGCGTACGCCGTCCCCGCCTTCGCCACGCCGAGCCCAGCCGCCTTCGGCCCTGTCGGCCCCTGCTACGCCCTCACGGGTGGCATCGAGAAGGGGCCGGCACGCAGCGGCGTCGTCGACGGGCGCGGCTCCGGCGACGGACGGGAGCTCGCCCGCAGGGGCGGTCGCGGCAGTTCGGCCACCACCCGCCGCCCCAGCGCGGACAGCGACAGCGCGCGCATGATGGACCTGGTCGAGCGGGCCCAGGCAGGTGAGGCGGAGGCCTTCGGCCGGCTCTACGACCAGTACAGCGACACCGTCTACCGCTACATCTACTACCGAGTCGGCGGCAAGGCGACGGCGGAGGATCTCACCAGCGAGACCTTCCTGCGCGCGCTCCGGCGCATCTCCACCTTCACCTGGCAGGGCCGGGACTTCGGCGCCTGGCTGGTCACCATCGCTCGCAACCTGGTCGCCGACCACTTCAAGTCGAGCCGATTCCGACTGGAAGTGACCACCGGGGAGATGCTCGACGCCAACGAGGTCGAGCGCAGCCCCGAGGACTCGGTGCTGGAGTCCCTCTCCAACGCCGCACTGCTCGAAGCGGTACGCAAGCTCAACCCCCAGCAGCAGGAGTGCGTCACCCTGCGCTTCCTCCAAGGCCTCTCGGTTGCCGAGACCGCGCGGGTGATGGGCAAGAACGAAGGTGCGATCAAAACACTTCAGTACCGGGCCGTCCGCACCCTGGCCCGGCTGCTCCCCGACGATGCCCGCTGA
- a CDS encoding DUF5667 domain-containing protein, whose product MIANVSAHRRANAFAQALEDQTLLGAAAEQPDTSAEPAERTRLLALANGLGELPKPELDPEVKVVQRAQLVAAMEAMLLEGTALEGGAPASPAVPGQRGSGHGAHRASQLRKLKPRSRWAKGLAAGGLTVGVAAGAFGGVAAASSDALPGDSLYGLKRGMEDFKLGMADDDADRGGIYLDQASTRLSEARRLMERGRSGQLDHESLGEVRRALTGMRHDVSEGHRLLHQAYERDGSLAPIAALSSFSHSHREVWNGLRERLPVQLNDVGNEVNSVFDAIDQEVGPLRSLLPATPGQASTGPQRGGASPESSGSSTGSSGAGQSSPSSPTMGQGQAQDDTQPTPSDSGYSPEDEGLLDGGTGDLLDPSDDMVTPPFSSDANPTPPMPDVTIPPLLPGLLPDLGLDVEDDDG is encoded by the coding sequence GTGATCGCGAACGTTTCGGCACACCGGCGGGCGAACGCCTTCGCCCAGGCCCTGGAGGATCAGACACTCCTGGGCGCGGCGGCCGAACAGCCTGACACTTCGGCAGAACCGGCCGAGCGGACACGGCTGTTGGCCCTGGCGAACGGCCTCGGCGAGCTGCCGAAGCCCGAGTTGGATCCCGAGGTCAAGGTGGTGCAGCGAGCCCAGCTCGTCGCCGCCATGGAAGCCATGCTCCTGGAGGGCACGGCGCTTGAAGGAGGTGCGCCCGCAAGCCCAGCCGTACCGGGGCAGCGAGGCTCCGGCCACGGCGCCCACCGGGCATCGCAGCTCCGGAAGCTGAAGCCGCGCTCCCGCTGGGCCAAGGGCCTCGCGGCGGGCGGCCTCACCGTCGGAGTCGCCGCCGGCGCCTTCGGCGGAGTGGCAGCCGCCAGCTCCGATGCCCTCCCGGGGGACTCCCTCTACGGGCTGAAGCGGGGCATGGAGGACTTCAAGCTGGGGATGGCGGACGACGACGCCGACCGCGGCGGTATCTACCTCGACCAGGCGTCCACCCGGCTCAGCGAGGCCCGTCGGCTGATGGAGCGCGGCCGGTCCGGGCAGCTGGACCATGAGTCGCTCGGCGAGGTCAGGCGCGCGCTGACAGGCATGCGCCACGATGTCTCCGAGGGCCACCGCCTGCTTCACCAGGCATACGAGCGGGACGGCTCGCTCGCCCCGATCGCGGCTCTGTCCTCGTTCTCCCACTCCCACCGCGAGGTGTGGAACGGGCTGCGCGAACGTCTCCCGGTCCAGCTCAACGACGTCGGAAACGAGGTGAACTCGGTCTTCGACGCCATAGACCAAGAGGTCGGCCCGCTCCGTTCGCTGCTGCCCGCCACACCTGGTCAGGCAAGCACCGGACCTCAGCGCGGCGGAGCCAGTCCGGAAAGCTCCGGCAGCTCCACCGGTTCGTCCGGTGCGGGCCAGTCCTCGCCTTCCTCGCCCACCATGGGCCAGGGACAGGCACAGGACGACACGCAGCCCACCCCGTCGGATTCCGGCTACTCACCGGAAGACGAAGGGCTGCTCGACGGCGGCACTGGCGATCTGCTCGACCCGTCGGACGACATGGTCACCCCGCCATTCTCATCCGACGCCAATCCGACGCCGCCCATGCCGGATGTCACCATCCCACCGCTGCTGCCCGGGCTGCTGCCGGATCTCGGGCTCGACGTCGAGGACGACGACGGCTAG
- a CDS encoding lysophospholipid acyltransferase family protein, which translates to MADAKVIPFDDDRSRTGASQRPVRRRPGASLRRPPAEAVAMREVPSGAVPGQSEGAEGTEGAEAAFAGTADRAGSVNGVRAVGATGGGGTTTTAAAGPDTEGRGSWDRRIAGGLAFLRRRLTGEYEVDEFGYDKELTDQVLMSLVRPLYEKYFRVEVKGIENIPSDGGALVVANHSGTLPLDGLMMQVAVHDNHPAGRHLRLLAADLVFMLPVINELARKAGHTLACTEDAERLLRQGEVVGVMPEGFKGIGKPFSERYKLQRFGRGGFVSTALRAGVPIVPCSIVGAEEIYPMIGNAKTLARLLGFPYFPLTPTFPWLGPLGAVPLPTKWTIQFGEPIETDGYPPEAAEDPMLMFNLTDQVREQIQHTLYKLLVQRRSVFF; encoded by the coding sequence ATGGCGGACGCCAAGGTCATTCCGTTCGACGACGACCGGTCACGCACGGGCGCGTCGCAGCGCCCGGTGCGGCGGCGCCCCGGGGCAAGCCTGCGAAGGCCCCCCGCCGAGGCGGTGGCGATGCGCGAGGTGCCCTCCGGCGCGGTGCCGGGGCAATCGGAAGGTGCCGAGGGTACTGAGGGGGCCGAGGCGGCGTTCGCGGGCACGGCTGACCGCGCGGGCTCCGTGAACGGTGTGCGCGCCGTGGGCGCCACGGGGGGCGGCGGTACGACGACCACGGCGGCGGCTGGACCAGATACCGAAGGCCGCGGCAGCTGGGACCGCCGTATCGCCGGCGGACTGGCGTTTCTGCGCCGCCGGCTCACCGGCGAGTACGAGGTCGACGAGTTCGGTTACGACAAGGAGCTCACCGACCAGGTGCTGATGTCGCTCGTCCGCCCGCTGTACGAGAAGTACTTCCGGGTCGAGGTGAAGGGCATCGAGAACATCCCGTCGGACGGCGGGGCGCTCGTGGTGGCCAACCACTCCGGGACGCTCCCGCTCGACGGGCTGATGATGCAGGTCGCGGTGCACGACAACCACCCTGCGGGCCGGCACCTGAGGCTGCTGGCCGCTGATCTGGTCTTCATGCTGCCGGTGATAAACGAACTGGCGCGCAAGGCCGGGCACACGCTGGCGTGTACGGAGGACGCGGAGCGGCTGCTGAGGCAGGGCGAGGTCGTCGGGGTGATGCCCGAGGGCTTCAAGGGCATCGGGAAGCCTTTCAGCGAGCGCTACAAGCTTCAGCGCTTCGGGCGGGGCGGCTTCGTCTCGACGGCGCTGCGGGCGGGCGTGCCGATCGTGCCCTGCTCGATCGTCGGGGCTGAGGAGATCTATCCGATGATCGGCAACGCGAAGACACTGGCGCGGCTGCTGGGCTTTCCGTACTTCCCGCTGACGCCCACCTTCCCCTGGCTGGGGCCGCTGGGTGCGGTGCCGCTGCCGACGAAGTGGACCATCCAGTTCGGGGAGCCGATCGAGACCGACGGCTATCCGCCGGAAGCGGCGGAGGACCCGATGCTGATGTTCAACCTGACCGACCAGGTGCGGGAGCAGATCCAGCACACGCTGTACAAACTGCTGGTGCAGCGGCGCTCTGTCTTCTTCTGA
- a CDS encoding NAD-dependent epimerase/dehydratase family protein produces MGKVVLVTGVARQLGGRFVRRIQRDPEVDRVVGVDAVRPEHPLGGADFVRADIRQPAIARVLAEHGVDTVVHMDVTGTPLGSGGRAVVKETNVIGTMQLLGACQKSPTVKRLVVKSSTSVYGSAPRDPAVFTETTPAKSLPSGGFAKDAVEVEGYVRGFARRRPDVAVCVLRFANILGPRADSPLSDYFSLPVLPTVFGYDPRLQFVHEDDVIEVLGLASHEPRRGTLNSGTFNIAGDGVLLLSQCSRRLGRPTVPVLLPAVTWVGSALRTVGVTDFSPEQIRLLTHGRVVSTVQMRETLGFTPAYTTAEAFADFARSRGPGLLPPESVARAVDGLGVLPALMGRTTTGSA; encoded by the coding sequence TTGGGCAAGGTCGTGCTCGTCACCGGTGTGGCCCGGCAGCTCGGGGGCCGGTTCGTGCGACGTATCCAGCGGGACCCCGAAGTGGACCGAGTGGTCGGCGTGGACGCGGTGCGGCCCGAGCATCCGCTCGGCGGCGCCGACTTCGTCCGTGCGGACATCCGCCAGCCCGCCATAGCGCGCGTGCTCGCCGAGCACGGGGTCGACACGGTCGTGCACATGGACGTCACGGGTACCCCCCTGGGCTCGGGCGGCAGAGCCGTGGTCAAGGAGACCAACGTCATCGGCACCATGCAGCTGCTCGGTGCCTGCCAGAAGTCCCCGACCGTCAAGCGCCTGGTCGTGAAGTCGAGCACCAGCGTGTACGGCTCCGCTCCCCGCGATCCGGCCGTGTTCACCGAGACCACCCCGGCCAAGTCACTGCCGAGCGGCGGCTTCGCCAAGGACGCTGTGGAGGTAGAGGGGTACGTCCGGGGCTTCGCACGCCGCAGGCCTGATGTGGCGGTGTGCGTGCTGCGCTTCGCCAACATCCTCGGGCCCCGGGCCGACTCCCCGCTCTCCGACTATTTCTCGCTGCCGGTGCTGCCGACGGTGTTCGGCTACGATCCGCGCCTCCAGTTCGTCCACGAGGACGATGTCATCGAGGTGCTGGGGCTCGCGTCCCATGAGCCCCGGCGCGGCACGCTCAACAGCGGGACGTTCAACATCGCGGGCGACGGGGTGCTGCTGCTGTCGCAGTGCTCGCGGCGGCTCGGGCGTCCCACGGTGCCGGTTCTGCTGCCCGCCGTCACCTGGGTCGGTTCGGCGCTGCGTACCGTCGGCGTCACCGATTTCTCGCCTGAGCAGATCCGACTGCTCACCCACGGCCGGGTGGTGAGCACGGTCCAGATGCGCGAGACGCTCGGCTTCACGCCCGCCTATACGACGGCAGAGGCCTTCGCCGACTTCGCCCGCAGCCGGGGACCCGGGCTGCTGCCGCCCGAGAGCGTGGCGAGGGCCGTGGACGGGCTTGGCGTGCTGCCGGCGCTGATGGGTCGAACGACGACGGGCTCGGCCTAG
- a CDS encoding 30S ribosomal protein bS22: MGSVIKKRRKRMAKKKHRKLLKRTRVQRRNKK, translated from the coding sequence GTGGGCTCTGTTATCAAGAAGCGGCGCAAGCGGATGGCTAAGAAGAAGCACCGCAAGCTGCTCAAGCGCACGCGCGTGCAGCGTCGCAACAAGAAGTAA
- a CDS encoding helix-turn-helix domain-containing protein — MSAGERPLNEVKFLTVAEVASVMRVSKMTVYRLVHSGHLPAIRVGRSFRVPEQAVHEYLRESFVGVESA, encoded by the coding sequence ATGTCTGCTGGCGAAAGGCCTCTCAACGAGGTCAAGTTTCTGACCGTGGCGGAAGTCGCCTCGGTGATGCGGGTGTCGAAGATGACGGTGTACCGGCTGGTGCACAGCGGTCATCTGCCGGCCATCAGGGTGGGGAGGTCTTTCCGGGTGCCGGAGCAGGCGGTTCACGAGTATCTCCGCGAGTCCTTTGTGGGGGTCGAATCCGCCTGA
- a CDS encoding phosphatase, translating into MLSRGALRAHLLAARLAGPVATSREESLRSYRLFAARDPRVTLGLDPEWVWSERDLIALMADKCGVSDDPAEVSGPDVINPERTLNGLDAFAARVAEAARQRTPVLFGTGHPHRLLGFYAELADALSAAGCDVLTPAQGRCVDITTRFGVRTYNLDYVRGVALVREPHARDAGRRLGAHTHSPLPIRAALECLAEAGGPLPGLVVGDHGWVCGAGQLGFDAIGLADTDDPALFVGEAEGRIAVVVPLDDAVRSDYYRPLTRYVLNRACLSQ; encoded by the coding sequence GTGTTGAGCAGGGGAGCGCTTCGAGCGCATCTGTTGGCGGCGCGGCTCGCGGGTCCGGTGGCCACCTCCAGGGAGGAGAGTCTGCGCAGCTACCGGCTGTTCGCGGCCAGGGACCCCCGGGTCACGCTCGGACTCGATCCCGAATGGGTATGGAGTGAACGGGATCTGATCGCGTTGATGGCCGACAAGTGCGGTGTCTCGGACGATCCCGCCGAGGTCTCCGGTCCCGATGTGATCAATCCCGAGCGGACGCTGAACGGTCTCGATGCCTTCGCCGCGCGAGTGGCCGAGGCCGCCCGGCAGCGGACGCCGGTGCTGTTCGGGACCGGGCATCCGCACCGTCTCCTGGGGTTCTACGCCGAGCTGGCAGACGCTCTGTCGGCGGCGGGCTGTGACGTCCTCACACCAGCGCAGGGGCGATGTGTCGACATAACGACCCGGTTCGGGGTACGCACGTACAACCTCGACTACGTACGGGGAGTTGCCCTGGTGCGAGAACCGCACGCGCGGGACGCCGGTCGGCGGCTCGGTGCGCACACCCACTCACCGCTCCCGATTCGGGCCGCTCTGGAGTGTCTGGCGGAGGCCGGAGGGCCGCTTCCGGGGCTGGTCGTGGGGGACCACGGCTGGGTCTGCGGCGCAGGTCAGCTCGGGTTCGACGCCATCGGGCTGGCGGACACCGACGATCCGGCGCTGTTCGTCGGGGAGGCCGAGGGGCGGATCGCGGTCGTCGTTCCGCTTGATGACGCTGTGCGGTCCGATTACTACCGGCCGCTTACTCGCTATGTACTCAATCGAGCGTGTCTGTCACAGTAA
- a CDS encoding acetoin utilization protein AcuC yields MSGRARLMWDEAVTKYDFGPGHPMDPVRLALTMGLVRAYGLDRALDVVAAKPAGPSTLRLVHREDYVAAVRTASQDPGAADEAYGLGTMDDPAFAGMHEVAALIAGQSVGAAEAVWRGEAAHAVNFAGGLHHAMPGAASGFCIYNDASLAIARLLELGAERVAYVDVDVHHGDGVQATFWDDPRVLTISLHEHPRTLFPGTGWPEETGGEGAAEGSAVNLALPAGTGDQGWLRAFHAVVPELLADFRPQALVTQHGADTHFEDPLAHLAVSLDAQRLVQEACHSLAHEHVEDARWLALGGGGYAVVDVVPRSWTHLAAIAAHAPVDPESEVPQEWRDEVYARTRQLGPGRMTDGLTPVWREWESGYDPADRLDQAVMATRRSAFPLRGLLA; encoded by the coding sequence ATGAGCGGTCGCGCACGGTTGATGTGGGACGAGGCGGTCACGAAGTATGACTTCGGCCCCGGCCACCCGATGGATCCGGTACGGCTCGCACTGACCATGGGGTTGGTGCGGGCGTACGGACTCGATCGCGCGCTCGACGTGGTGGCGGCCAAACCCGCGGGTCCGTCGACGCTGCGGTTGGTCCACCGAGAGGACTATGTGGCGGCGGTGCGGACCGCGTCCCAGGATCCGGGGGCCGCCGACGAGGCATACGGTCTGGGCACCATGGACGATCCGGCCTTCGCCGGGATGCACGAGGTGGCCGCGTTGATCGCCGGGCAGTCCGTGGGTGCCGCCGAGGCGGTGTGGCGCGGGGAAGCCGCGCACGCCGTGAACTTCGCCGGAGGGCTGCACCACGCCATGCCAGGGGCGGCGTCCGGGTTCTGTATCTACAACGACGCTTCCCTCGCCATCGCGCGGCTGCTGGAACTCGGAGCCGAGCGGGTCGCCTATGTGGATGTCGACGTGCATCACGGCGACGGGGTGCAGGCGACGTTCTGGGACGATCCGAGGGTGCTGACCATCTCGCTGCACGAGCATCCGCGGACGCTGTTCCCCGGTACGGGCTGGCCCGAGGAGACGGGTGGTGAGGGCGCGGCAGAGGGATCGGCCGTGAACCTCGCTCTTCCGGCCGGGACCGGCGACCAAGGCTGGCTGCGGGCGTTCCACGCGGTGGTACCCGAACTGCTGGCCGACTTCCGGCCGCAGGCGCTGGTGACCCAGCACGGGGCCGACACACACTTCGAGGATCCGCTGGCGCATCTGGCGGTCTCGCTGGACGCCCAGCGGCTCGTGCAGGAGGCCTGCCACAGCCTGGCTCATGAGCACGTCGAAGACGCGCGATGGCTCGCTCTCGGCGGTGGCGGATACGCGGTGGTGGATGTCGTGCCGCGGTCGTGGACGCATCTCGCGGCGATCGCGGCGCACGCCCCGGTGGATCCCGAGTCCGAGGTGCCGCAGGAGTGGCGCGACGAGGTCTACGCGCGGACCCGGCAGTTGGGGCCCGGGCGTATGACGGACGGACTGACTCCCGTGTGGCGGGAGTGGGAGAGCGGGTACGACCCGGCGGACCGACTCGACCAGGCCGTAATGGCGACCAGGCGGTCCGCGTTCCCGCTGCGGGGCCTGCTGGCATAG
- a CDS encoding MFS transporter: protein MAQAALRHGRTSLALSFGAQGVTFALLVTRIPAIQDRYGISDALLPVFLAAVPILAGVGSVATEKAVARIRPSAVLRWSQPIVLLALLGVGAGTELWQAAVALGAFGLAVGALDAAMNMLGVRLQREYGRSIMLGFHAVYSLGGIAGASLAWAGAHWELPLVALYLPVVAVLLPAALVGSNWYRDAGRGPGDPEGVGSGGGSPVAFSLLLPLCLVMTFAYIGDSTVSNWSAKYLQDVLGSSEELATVPYNAYMVTTLLGRTVGDLGVRRFGAVAVVRCGTVLAALGFAVVAVAPGAWTGLAGFTLLGLGLCVVVPQTFAAAGRLFPGASDVAIARLNIFNYVGFLIGSPLVGALGDAWNYRGAMLVPMCLVLVTLLYARSFAAEPDRYGGVHERSRTVDVGRGGHEV from the coding sequence ATGGCTCAAGCGGCACTTCGGCACGGCCGGACTTCGCTGGCGCTCAGCTTCGGTGCGCAGGGTGTGACCTTCGCCCTGCTGGTGACCCGGATACCCGCGATCCAGGACCGGTACGGCATATCCGACGCGCTGCTGCCGGTCTTCCTGGCCGCCGTGCCGATCCTGGCCGGTGTGGGCAGTGTGGCCACGGAGAAGGCAGTGGCGCGCATACGCCCGAGTGCCGTGTTGCGCTGGTCCCAGCCGATCGTGCTGCTGGCCCTGCTGGGCGTGGGCGCGGGCACGGAGTTGTGGCAAGCAGCCGTGGCGCTGGGGGCGTTCGGGCTGGCCGTCGGGGCCTTGGACGCGGCGATGAACATGCTCGGGGTGCGTCTTCAGCGGGAGTACGGCCGGAGCATCATGCTCGGATTCCACGCCGTGTACAGCCTGGGCGGGATCGCCGGTGCCTCGCTGGCCTGGGCCGGTGCGCACTGGGAACTTCCGCTGGTGGCGCTGTATCTGCCGGTGGTGGCGGTGCTGTTGCCGGCGGCACTCGTCGGCAGCAACTGGTACCGGGACGCGGGTCGAGGGCCCGGGGACCCGGAAGGAGTGGGGAGCGGTGGCGGTTCGCCCGTGGCGTTCTCACTGCTGCTGCCGCTGTGCCTGGTGATGACGTTCGCGTATATCGGGGACTCGACGGTCTCCAACTGGAGTGCCAAGTACCTCCAGGACGTACTGGGCAGTTCGGAGGAGTTGGCGACCGTTCCGTACAACGCCTACATGGTGACGACCTTGCTGGGCCGGACGGTCGGGGACCTGGGCGTGCGGCGCTTCGGCGCGGTGGCCGTGGTGCGCTGTGGGACGGTGCTGGCTGCTTTGGGCTTCGCGGTGGTCGCGGTGGCGCCGGGGGCATGGACGGGACTGGCGGGGTTCACCCTGCTCGGCCTCGGGCTGTGTGTCGTCGTGCCGCAGACCTTCGCCGCCGCCGGGCGGCTGTTCCCCGGCGCCAGCGACGTGGCGATCGCACGGCTGAACATCTTCAACTACGTGGGCTTCCTGATCGGCTCGCCACTGGTCGGTGCGCTGGGAGACGCCTGGAACTATCGGGGCGCGATGCTTGTGCCGATGTGCCTGGTGCTTGTGACACTGCTGTATGCCCGCTCGTTCGCGGCGGAGCCCGACCGATACGGTGGCGTTCATGAGCGGTCGCGCACGGTTGATGTGGGACGAGGCGGTCACGAAGTATGA